One segment of Thermincola ferriacetica DNA contains the following:
- a CDS encoding HDIG domain-containing metalloprotein, translating into MMWRRIRQFVAACKAEITPADEAFTSDFLNPVEKSLFDRLDAVTASHSINTARTVLRLAQSYNLSATEKQHAVKGALLHDIGKSLVKITKFYKVFYVLLGRFLFIGTWKPPHTIAGVNKFLYTMYVAKNHAKLGADLAEKAGLDSRLVRLILYHHAENSTDPIINIIREADELN; encoded by the coding sequence ATGATGTGGCGCAGAATAAGGCAATTTGTTGCAGCATGTAAGGCAGAAATTACCCCTGCTGATGAAGCTTTTACATCAGATTTTCTTAATCCTGTGGAAAAGTCCCTTTTTGACCGGCTTGATGCTGTAACGGCTTCACACAGTATTAACACAGCCAGAACAGTTCTGCGCTTGGCTCAGTCTTATAACCTTTCTGCCACCGAAAAGCAACATGCAGTTAAAGGCGCCCTGCTGCATGACATAGGTAAAAGCCTGGTCAAAATAACCAAGTTCTATAAAGTTTTTTATGTTTTGCTGGGCAGGTTTTTATTTATCGGCACATGGAAACCTCCGCATACCATAGCCGGAGTTAATAAATTTCTCTATACCATGTATGTGGCCAAAAACCATGCCAAATTAGGCGCAGACCTGGCCGAAAAGGCAGGGTTGGATAGCAGGCTGGTCCGACTTATCCTGTATCACCACGCTGAAAACAGTACCGACCCAATTATCAATATTATCAGAGAAGCCGATGAACTGAACTAG
- the cobU gene encoding bifunctional adenosylcobinamide kinase/adenosylcobinamide-phosphate guanylyltransferase, with amino-acid sequence MTKNEAQGEIILVTGGTRSGKSQFAEALVAGLGKPVVYIATALVKDPEMEMRVKIHRARRPASWLNVEEPFNVADAVRREGKPGNVILLDCLTFLLVNLMFRQELPEHEEEFKAEEERMLRQISEIVAAARETGTTLVVVSNESGLGLIPADRLSRKYQEIVGRANQIMAGAADRVYLVIAGIPVEIKEMGKKILNEIGRVD; translated from the coding sequence ATGACAAAAAATGAAGCGCAGGGAGAGATCATACTTGTAACGGGCGGTACCAGAAGCGGGAAAAGCCAGTTTGCTGAAGCCCTGGTTGCCGGATTAGGCAAACCGGTCGTTTACATAGCTACAGCGCTGGTAAAGGACCCGGAAATGGAAATGCGCGTGAAAATCCACCGTGCAAGGCGTCCGGCATCATGGCTAAATGTAGAAGAACCCTTTAACGTAGCAGATGCCGTCCGGCGCGAAGGGAAGCCTGGAAATGTGATTTTGCTTGACTGTCTGACCTTCTTATTAGTCAATCTCATGTTCCGGCAGGAACTGCCGGAACATGAGGAAGAATTTAAAGCAGAAGAGGAAAGAATGCTCCGGCAGATATCTGAAATTGTTGCCGCTGCCAGGGAGACAGGTACAACGCTGGTAGTAGTTTCCAACGAATCTGGTTTGGGATTGATACCTGCCGACAGGTTATCCCGCAAATACCAGGAAATTGTAGGCAGGGCCAACCAGATTATGGCTGGAGCAGCAGACCGGGTATATCTGGTGATTGCCGGGATACCGGTGGAAATAAAAGAAATGGGCAAAAAAATATTAAATGAGATTGGGAGAGTAGATTGA
- a CDS encoding cobyric acid synthase: MAKCIMFQGTGSHVGKSVLVAALCRIFLQDGYKVAPFKSQNMALNSYVTKDGGEMGRAQVVQAEAAGLEPSVLMNPVLLKPTGQATSQVIVLGKPVGNMSAQEYHRSYNMTALGVIEESLNKLKEQFDIIVIEGAGSPAEVNLQDTEIVNMRIARMADCPVLLVADIDKGGALASVVGTLELLDPDDRKRVAGIVINKFRGDVKLFQPAVDFLEKKTGIPVVGIVPYFTGFRVQEEDTIPEDTLEAGLKELPNKIDVVVIQLPHISNFTDFDPLEDEPDVHLRYVGKADKFGDPDLVIIPGSKNTIQDLVFLEKTGLAQKIIESRKKGKPVIGICGGFQILGKELHDPLHTESEIESLKGLGLLNMVTVFEPEKITTQVQAEVLGHGCFMEGLTGQKVTGYEIHMGRSTIGEGILPAFRIFERSTRETNVLDGAVSEDGRVFGTYIHGIFDNDAFRRHVINLIREEKGWEPLVEDEVLTVKEQRERDFNKLADVVRASMNIDLIYKIMGLEA; encoded by the coding sequence ATGGCTAAATGTATTATGTTTCAGGGAACAGGTTCCCACGTTGGTAAAAGCGTGTTGGTGGCAGCTTTATGTCGGATATTTTTACAGGATGGTTACAAAGTTGCTCCCTTCAAATCACAAAACATGGCTCTTAACTCATACGTGACCAAAGACGGAGGCGAAATGGGACGGGCCCAGGTAGTCCAGGCCGAGGCTGCCGGGCTGGAGCCCAGTGTGCTCATGAACCCTGTCCTCTTGAAACCTACCGGGCAGGCCACCTCGCAGGTCATCGTTTTAGGCAAACCTGTGGGTAACATGTCGGCCCAGGAATACCACCGGTCCTACAACATGACAGCGCTGGGAGTCATTGAAGAATCCTTAAATAAACTGAAGGAGCAGTTTGACATCATTGTTATAGAGGGGGCCGGCAGCCCGGCGGAAGTCAACCTGCAGGACACAGAAATAGTCAACATGAGGATTGCCCGTATGGCCGACTGTCCTGTGTTGCTGGTAGCCGACATTGATAAAGGCGGAGCTCTGGCTTCCGTAGTCGGCACCCTGGAGCTGCTGGATCCTGATGACCGCAAAAGGGTAGCGGGAATAGTGATAAATAAGTTCAGAGGGGACGTAAAACTGTTCCAACCGGCTGTTGATTTCCTGGAAAAGAAAACAGGGATACCCGTTGTGGGAATAGTTCCCTACTTTACAGGGTTCCGTGTCCAAGAAGAAGACACAATACCGGAAGATACTCTGGAGGCCGGTTTAAAAGAATTGCCGAATAAGATAGACGTTGTGGTTATTCAGCTTCCCCATATCTCCAATTTTACCGATTTTGACCCTTTGGAGGACGAACCTGACGTGCACTTGCGTTACGTGGGCAAGGCCGATAAATTCGGTGATCCGGACCTGGTTATTATTCCCGGCAGCAAGAACACTATTCAGGACCTGGTATTTCTGGAAAAAACGGGATTAGCCCAGAAAATAATCGAGTCCAGGAAAAAAGGCAAGCCGGTCATCGGAATTTGCGGCGGTTTTCAGATCCTGGGCAAAGAACTTCATGACCCGCTACATACCGAGTCGGAAATTGAATCACTGAAGGGCCTTGGCTTGCTGAATATGGTGACAGTATTTGAACCGGAGAAAATCACCACTCAAGTCCAGGCTGAAGTTTTGGGCCACGGCTGTTTCATGGAGGGTTTGACCGGTCAAAAAGTAACTGGATACGAAATCCACATGGGCAGGTCTACTATAGGGGAAGGTATCCTGCCGGCTTTCCGCATATTTGAACGCTCCACACGGGAAACCAATGTGTTGGACGGAGCAGTCAGCGAAGACGGACGGGTTTTCGGCACCTATATCCACGGGATTTTTGACAATGACGCATTTCGCAGGCATGTAATAAACCTGATCAGAGAGGAAAAAGGCTGGGAACCATTGGTGGAAGATGAAGTTCTTACAGTAAAGGAACAGCGTGAGCGTGATTTTAACAAACTGGCCGATGTGGTACGGGCCAGTATGAACATAGACCTTATTTACAAGATTATGGGCCTGGAGGCTTAA
- the cbiB gene encoding adenosylcobinamide-phosphate synthase CbiB, with protein sequence MVLQIWVAYLLDLIFGDPTIIPHPVVIIGKTIDKAEAILRRWVSPVLGDKRAGFLLTLFIVGGTYGITELVLWAARSLHPFLAAPVQVFLIFSCLSVKTLYKVARQVFDELVSKNMPKAREMVGWLVSRDTQNMDEAEVTRAAVESVAENFVDGILSPLFYAFLGGAPLALAYKAINTLDSMVGYKNEKYINFGWVSAKLDDLVNYIPARISGYLLIAVAFLTRRNAKKAFYIMHRDAASHPSPNGGIPESVISGALGIRLGGFNVYGGEKSFRAYMGDPLYPLEPRKILEALEMIIIGSFLALVIGSAVYFLMEQIIHTFAKGNLL encoded by the coding sequence ATGGTACTGCAGATTTGGGTGGCCTATCTCCTGGACTTAATCTTTGGTGACCCTACTATCATCCCTCATCCGGTGGTCATTATCGGCAAAACTATAGACAAAGCGGAAGCTATTTTGCGGCGCTGGGTATCTCCGGTCTTGGGGGATAAAAGGGCAGGTTTTTTGCTTACCCTCTTTATTGTAGGAGGAACCTATGGTATAACAGAACTGGTCTTATGGGCTGCCCGTTCCCTTCATCCCTTTCTGGCAGCGCCGGTGCAGGTCTTCCTGATCTTTAGCTGCTTGTCCGTCAAGACTTTGTATAAAGTAGCCAGGCAAGTTTTTGACGAGTTGGTCAGCAAAAACATGCCCAAAGCCAGGGAGATGGTGGGCTGGCTGGTGAGCCGGGACACCCAGAACATGGACGAAGCGGAAGTAACCAGAGCCGCTGTGGAAAGTGTGGCCGAAAATTTTGTGGACGGTATTCTATCACCGCTTTTCTACGCCTTCCTGGGGGGGGCCCCCCTGGCCCTTGCGTATAAAGCGATTAACACCCTGGACTCCATGGTGGGATATAAAAACGAAAAATACATCAATTTCGGTTGGGTCTCGGCCAAGCTGGATGACCTGGTTAACTATATTCCGGCGCGCATCAGTGGCTACCTTCTGATAGCGGTAGCATTCCTGACCAGACGCAACGCCAAAAAAGCCTTTTATATCATGCACCGCGATGCCGCCAGTCACCCCAGCCCTAACGGGGGTATTCCGGAATCAGTCATCAGCGGGGCGCTGGGCATCAGGCTGGGAGGTTTTAATGTATATGGGGGAGAAAAATCCTTCCGCGCCTATATGGGCGACCCTCTTTATCCTTTAGAACCCAGAAAAATACTGGAAGCTCTGGAAATGATCATTATCGGGTCATTCCTGGCTCTGGTAATAGGTTCTGCCGTTTATTTTCTAATGGAGCAAATCATTCACACATTCGCGAAAGGAAACCTGTTATGA
- a CDS encoding cobyrinate a,c-diamide synthase produces MKAPRILIAGTHSGSGKTTITTAIMGLLKKKGYKVNPFKVGPDYIDPSYHAVATGNPGRNLDCWMLSQDKVYELFCRTAQQGGINVIEGVMGLFDGASGIDDAGSSAQIAKLTNTPVLLVVDVRSTARSAAAVVLGFQKFDPALNIAGVILNRVGSDRHLGLVSEAIEKYCRVPIVGAIRKNELLELPSRHLGLIPTGEGRQLPEKIDCLVDIIEQDIDLEKLLTVAGSAPELQLPEKPRLFPEISGKTRVRLGIARDEAFSFYYQDSLDILSHLGAELIPFSPMRDERLPADLHGLYIGGGYPEIYLEELADNKNMLKEIKEFGLSGKPVYAECGGFMYLSDGITTAEGVHYPLVGLVPGISVMKPKLVSLGYVTAYCAADNLLGPAGTTLKGHEFHYSELDCEKHMEKPAYRVIRNRSGEQVLSGYADGNILASYIHVHFATNTEAAKSFLEKCRLAGGNSV; encoded by the coding sequence ATGAAAGCACCAAGAATACTCATTGCCGGAACCCATAGCGGCTCCGGCAAAACCACAATTACAACAGCCATTATGGGCCTGTTAAAGAAAAAAGGCTATAAAGTAAACCCTTTTAAAGTTGGGCCCGATTATATAGACCCCAGTTACCATGCGGTGGCAACGGGAAACCCGGGGCGGAACCTGGACTGCTGGATGCTCAGCCAAGACAAGGTCTATGAATTGTTCTGCCGCACGGCGCAGCAGGGCGGTATCAATGTAATCGAAGGGGTCATGGGGTTGTTCGACGGGGCCAGTGGTATTGACGATGCCGGAAGTTCGGCCCAGATAGCGAAACTTACCAATACCCCGGTACTCCTGGTAGTTGATGTCCGTTCGACGGCCCGGAGCGCTGCCGCAGTCGTATTGGGATTTCAAAAATTTGATCCGGCCTTAAATATTGCCGGTGTTATCCTGAACCGGGTGGGTAGCGACCGGCACCTAGGACTGGTTTCCGAAGCTATCGAAAAATACTGCCGGGTCCCTATTGTTGGGGCTATCAGGAAAAACGAACTACTGGAACTTCCTTCCAGGCACCTGGGGCTAATTCCCACGGGAGAAGGGCGACAACTGCCGGAAAAAATAGATTGTCTGGTGGATATAATAGAACAGGACATTGACCTGGAAAAATTGCTTACTGTTGCCGGGTCAGCTCCTGAACTGCAACTGCCGGAGAAACCACGTCTCTTTCCTGAAATTTCGGGCAAAACAAGAGTGCGCCTCGGTATTGCCAGGGACGAAGCCTTTTCATTCTACTACCAGGACAGCCTGGATATCTTAAGCCATCTGGGCGCTGAATTGATACCTTTCAGCCCGATGCGTGATGAAAGACTGCCTGCTGACCTGCATGGCCTGTATATAGGCGGCGGTTATCCGGAAATTTACCTGGAAGAACTGGCAGACAACAAAAATATGTTAAAAGAAATCAAGGAATTCGGCCTATCCGGAAAACCTGTATATGCTGAGTGCGGCGGTTTTATGTATCTGTCGGATGGTATCACCACTGCTGAAGGGGTGCATTACCCCCTGGTGGGCTTAGTTCCCGGCATCAGCGTAATGAAACCCAAGCTGGTTAGCCTCGGGTACGTTACAGCCTATTGTGCTGCGGACAATCTCCTGGGGCCGGCAGGAACAACGTTAAAAGGGCACGAATTTCATTATTCCGAATTAGATTGTGAAAAACACATGGAAAAACCTGCCTATCGGGTAATTCGCAACCGCTCTGGGGAACAGGTGCTATCGGGGTATGCCGATGGGAATATTTTAGCCAGTTATATTCATGTTCATTTTGCTACCAACACCGAAGCAGCGAAAAGTTTTTTGGAAAAATGCCGGCTGGCAGGAGGGAATAGTGTATGA
- a CDS encoding cob(I)yrinic acid a,c-diamide adenosyltransferase, whose product MTDNNELGLVQVYAGNGKGKTTAALGLAFRAVGHGYKVCIIQFLKGSSYAGELSTCAKLFPYVQIYQFGIGCKYSALIRQGMEKCRGCGECFIKSRGPSREDRELAQKALQFTWEVMQKEECHLLILDEIGNALRYNLVSEDQVLELIEKKPAHMELVLTGRGIPEKIIDAADLVTEMKAIKHPINKGVTSRRGIEY is encoded by the coding sequence ATGACAGATAATAATGAACTGGGTCTCGTTCAGGTTTACGCAGGTAACGGAAAAGGTAAAACTACAGCAGCGCTCGGACTTGCATTCCGCGCCGTCGGCCATGGTTATAAGGTTTGTATAATTCAGTTTTTAAAAGGGAGCAGTTATGCCGGGGAATTATCCACCTGTGCCAAACTGTTTCCCTACGTGCAAATATACCAGTTTGGCATCGGCTGCAAATATAGCGCTTTAATCCGTCAGGGTATGGAAAAATGCCGCGGCTGCGGTGAATGTTTCATAAAAAGCCGTGGACCTTCCCGCGAAGACCGGGAACTGGCCCAAAAGGCTCTGCAGTTTACTTGGGAGGTCATGCAGAAAGAGGAATGCCACCTGCTCATTCTGGACGAAATTGGGAATGCCTTAAGGTACAACCTGGTCTCCGAAGATCAGGTCCTGGAACTCATTGAAAAAAAGCCTGCTCATATGGAATTAGTGCTCACTGGCCGCGGGATTCCGGAGAAAATTATTGATGCTGCTGATTTGGTTACAGAAATGAAAGCAATCAAACACCCAATCAACAAGGGTGTTACGAGCCGCCGCGGTATAGAATACTAG
- the cobD gene encoding threonine-phosphate decarboxylase CobD — protein MATLPHMHGGNLRAAAEKYGIAISDLIDFSANINPLGPSTKALEAIRNSLDRVAHYPDPDCLELRRALAEYIRLPLENIIMGNGAVELIFILMHVLKPQAVLIPAPTFGEYEAAAISAGCQIKSLPLNREENFLLNVDQVVNTLKNVDAVFICNPNNPTGQLTGRAELEYIIREARKKNVWVIVDEAFIDFLAEKTLYSVMDLIKRYENLFILYSLTKFHALPGLRLGAGLGNRSLVSKMMSHKDPWNVNVLAQIAGVASLKDEKYMQDTVNMVQKEKLYLYEQLKKIAGLHPYPPSANYVFVDVSKTGRTSTEITEMMGKKGILVRDCSSYKNLGCGYIRVAVRKRDDNNMLLQALPETVNL, from the coding sequence ATGGCAACCCTACCACATATGCATGGAGGAAACCTGCGAGCAGCAGCAGAAAAGTATGGAATAGCCATCAGTGATTTAATCGATTTCAGCGCTAATATCAACCCTCTTGGTCCCAGCACCAAGGCCCTGGAGGCTATCCGGAACAGTTTGGACCGGGTTGCCCATTACCCGGACCCGGATTGTTTGGAATTAAGACGGGCGTTGGCAGAATATATCAGACTCCCATTAGAGAACATCATAATGGGCAACGGGGCAGTGGAACTGATATTTATATTAATGCACGTACTGAAGCCCCAGGCAGTTTTGATTCCGGCGCCCACCTTCGGCGAATATGAAGCAGCCGCCATATCGGCAGGCTGTCAAATAAAGTCTCTTCCGTTAAACAGGGAAGAGAATTTTCTTTTAAATGTGGACCAGGTGGTGAACACATTGAAAAATGTGGACGCAGTTTTTATCTGCAACCCCAATAACCCCACCGGCCAGCTTACTGGACGGGCAGAACTGGAATATATTATCAGGGAAGCCCGCAAGAAAAATGTCTGGGTTATCGTTGATGAAGCCTTTATTGATTTTCTGGCCGAAAAAACTTTATATTCCGTGATGGACCTGATAAAGAGGTATGAAAACCTTTTTATTTTGTATTCTCTGACCAAGTTTCATGCCCTGCCGGGCCTGCGACTGGGCGCCGGTTTGGGCAATAGGTCCCTGGTCAGTAAAATGATGTCCCATAAAGACCCCTGGAATGTAAATGTTTTGGCCCAGATAGCAGGTGTTGCCTCGCTGAAGGATGAAAAATACATGCAGGATACTGTAAATATGGTGCAGAAGGAAAAACTATACCTGTATGAACAACTAAAAAAAATAGCGGGACTGCATCCTTATCCTCCATCGGCCAATTACGTCTTTGTGGATGTAAGCAAAACAGGCCGGACATCTACAGAAATTACTGAAATGATGGGCAAAAAAGGTATTCTGGTCCGGGATTGCAGCAGTTATAAGAATCTCGGTTGCGGGTATATCAGGGTAGCGGTTAGAAAAAGGGATGATAACAACATGCTGCTACAGGCCTTGCCGGAAACGGTAAATTTGTAA
- the cobC gene encoding alpha-ribazole phosphatase, translating into MDDMVRIYLVRHGETNWNKSLKYQGHKDVPLNDEGKKQAEKIGLRLAKEKIDAVYSSDLSRARETAAAIARHHNKQVITLREFRETNFGCWEGLTYVEIVAAYEEVMLNWRKNPWQTKIPGGECLEEVVNRTNGMFWQLVEKHAGENIVIVAHGGTNRTIIAGILGMDFNDYWKLKQDNVCLNIIEVFPEKRAILCALNDTSHLF; encoded by the coding sequence ATGGACGATATGGTAAGGATTTATCTGGTCAGGCACGGTGAGACCAATTGGAATAAATCTTTAAAATACCAGGGACATAAAGATGTGCCTTTAAACGACGAAGGAAAAAAACAAGCCGAAAAAATCGGTCTCAGGCTGGCTAAGGAAAAAATTGATGCTGTTTATTCCAGCGATTTGTCGAGGGCCCGGGAAACGGCAGCGGCTATTGCCAGACACCATAATAAGCAGGTTATTACCTTACGGGAATTCCGGGAAACCAATTTTGGCTGTTGGGAGGGGTTGACTTACGTCGAAATAGTCGCAGCCTACGAAGAGGTGATGCTGAACTGGCGGAAAAACCCGTGGCAAACAAAAATTCCCGGCGGCGAATGTCTGGAAGAGGTGGTTAACCGGACCAACGGCATGTTCTGGCAACTGGTGGAAAAGCATGCCGGGGAGAACATTGTTATAGTGGCTCACGGTGGTACTAACCGCACCATCATTGCCGGAATTTTAGGTATGGATTTTAACGATTACTGGAAGTTAAAACAGGATAATGTATGTCTGAATATAATAGAAGTTTTCCCGGAAAAACGGGCTATTTTATGCGCTTTAAACGATACCAGCCACCTGTTTTAA
- a CDS encoding YkvA family protein, with protein sequence MPWLDSSVTRRLKILLNIPKSAPLVWHLIWDKRVEWWKKALFVGGPLVYFFLPVDFINDFVPFFGQLDDLTVLFLMLERFIASVPDYIIREYWQK encoded by the coding sequence ATGCCGTGGTTAGACTCCTCTGTCACGCGGCGCCTAAAAATTTTACTCAACATCCCCAAATCGGCGCCACTGGTCTGGCATCTGATATGGGATAAAAGGGTGGAGTGGTGGAAAAAAGCGCTTTTTGTCGGTGGTCCGTTGGTTTATTTTTTCTTGCCGGTGGACTTTATTAACGACTTTGTGCCTTTTTTTGGTCAGCTTGACGACTTAACGGTGTTGTTTCTTATGCTGGAAAGGTTCATAGCCAGTGTGCCTGATTACATAATTCGTGAATACTGGCAAAAATAA